The Spinacia oleracea cultivar Varoflay chromosome 2, BTI_SOV_V1, whole genome shotgun sequence DNA segment CATAAACCTCGTTCTTTTCCTTTCTATAAATTTAACAGCACATTCTAGTTTGAATCATATACttcattaatttattattttatcatGACTTTTATatattctcaaaaaaaaaaaaaaattggtaaaTCATGTACAGTACAATCGGTTGTATATTACAAGATACACCCTCAATATTtttaaaagagatacacttttcttttttgataTGTCTTGGTCCCCACtaccaattatattaatatttctataTTTCTTGTGGTCTCCACACTAACgtcatctttttactataataaataattcacacACTAACCcaatttcatcttattttaataaatttaacccctctcctaaaactacgtgtcggtcaaagtgtatcttttttcaaaatacgaagggagtataaAACCAACATTGTATCTTTGCTCATATTCTCATTCATATCCCTTACTTGGAGGACTCCACGTGAACAAAAAAAACATAGATTGTACAATGCACAACGTATAACCAGTTGTGTGATAAAAGTTATCATCTTAGTAGTACTTAATAGGGTTTAAGTCTCTAAGATTAGACCAGCAGGCGCGACTTAAACCGGGTGGTGGTTGGTTTTGGTTCCCCCAGCATAATTGTATTTCTCGAAGAGTTGTAAGCTGTGATGGGAATGTTTTGGTACCTTTTGTTGTATAGCCTTTTGAGCTTTCGTAGGTTTGATTGTAACGTCATTCCGTCGGGATGTAAGTTTTTGGATCACCCGACGGTTGTTGTAGAACCTGCTTTCTAATATAATATAATCCCAGTTATGCGTTAAAAAAATAGGGTTTAAGTCTCTAAGATTAGACCATGTAAAGTAGACTCAATCCAAGAGGCTTGGATCAAGATTCTAATTTGCATTGTCCCATTACTCGATTAGGTATAtatgaaaattattaggtgcatCTGAATGCACCGTACAATCAAGAATATTTTTATGCTCATTAAATGGTCTCTTTATTCCTCCTCACATATAAAGGAAGATATAAGAGGATATACCGTGCACCTGGATATAACTTTATATGTTAACAGAACCGATTCCCTTTGGCTTTAAAAAAGTaagatacaatcatacaattaaCTCTAGGTCGGGTTATAAACCCATTGTATTAGATTAGATCATAAGGAATCATCCCAACTAAAATCAtattaaaatcaaaattaaaatatttaaatcaaAACACATACTCCGGAGTACACAGAATTTTACTCTACTTTTTTTAATAAGTGTGAAATCCGGATAGGGTGAAATTTCCTAGTACACGGAACTTTactctacttttttttataaaacaaCACTGCGACTACCAATTTCCGTCGCAACATCAGTCGCAAAATCATTTGCATTTTTTTGCGGCAGCCACGTAGTCGCAATAGTTATAGGTGGTcgcaattttgccactactgaGCGACTACCGCAATTTCAGTCGCAAAAAATATTATTGCGACTGAAAATTTTATATAGTCGCAAAATGTAGTCGCTAAAATCAGTTTTTCTTGTAGtatccctccgtctctttttgttctttacgttttccttttatataatcacataaatgatttaatattctatcaaaatttgtgtccaattattatttaaccaattaaatccattaggtaatttaatctctcacacttttccatagggacattaactttttctcattttcccaatatcagaattttgataagactgaaaacattataaataaacgcaatttttCTCGTTTACATGAAAACTTAGaaaaatctcaatgcacattaattaatcgttaaaacgcgtgcaaaataccaaacgtaaaaaacaaaaagagacgaagGAAGTACATGGTAACTTTCCATGTATCATCCCTTGATATGGTGCCAAGTCATGATAATAATTAAATTGCTTTTAGTATTCTCTTCAcatttaaattttgttttttcaaATTTCTAACCCTCGAACTCATAACCTCTATATAAAATGTAAATAATTTATCAATCCATGTATGTATAAggtatatttcttatttaatcacaccaatttattaaatcttataaattaaatatacaaGATTTGTAAAACATAATAAAAGACTACTAAATAATCTAGCTAGAAAGAGAGTAACTTATATAaggaaactaattaattaagtacCAAGGAGTTTGGAGtataatttttttcacaaattcttatttacatttGGTGGACAATGAATATTATAAGACGGTCCTAAAGTCACCCacaatgcttaaaagttatttAATGTTTAGtaataatatttttctttttaataaaaattatcctTTGAAAATCACTCCATAGTGTGTGAAGTATAATTTAAAGGTAATCTATAATCATGCAACCCTTCAATTCTTTAAAAACTTTATCCATCAAAAATCatttcataatataaaaaaatcaaTCTATACATGTATAAAGTTACAAAATTACCGTAAAAGTTACCTCGATTTTAATAAATTTGTTGTACGCGAGTGCGTGTAAATCTTCAATTACAAGACCAACGAGTTATTGGTTTAGGTTCCGTTCTATTCgatttattttgtctgaacttatattagctgaacttatctgaacttaactgaacttatctaatgTTATTTTATCCGAAAAaccttattttgactgaaatagATTTATTTATGTGTTAAAATATctgtttttttaaaatttttgaatttattttgtctgaaataagtcgaacagaacaaagCCTTAGTGGTTAAAATTGGAGGCTACATACACGATAAGTCTCTGGTATGAAACATTCTcctatttgtaatttgtattattCGCTTGACCTTGTGGCTCAATTGCACCAAAAAGTCAATTAAAACATACTCCGTATCAAATCATGTACATTGGGGCTCTTGGAGTGACTCTCCAACAAGAACTATCTATTGGCCAACATTGGGGCTCTTGAGTGGTTCTTGAGGGGCTCTTGTGTAGCTCTTCATGGAGAGCTACTTCAAGGTAGCTCTTGCCCAAGAGCCCTTCAAgagttgattcttgttgaaaagTGAGAGTAACTTTAAAAAGTAGATAGTAACTTTGGTTAAAAAGACAATTAATTGTGGACTACTAAATGATAAAAATGAGATTGGAGAGCTCACTTGAGGAAGCAACCAATGTTGGGTATTTTTAGGAATGAATTCTTGAGTGTGTCTTGTATAGAGATAGTGGTAGAGAGAAGGTGGAGATCCCTTCAAGAGCTTTtttaaaaagccaaccaatgtacATGCTCTTTAGCCTAGTATATAAGATCAGAGGCTATATATATGATACGAAGTAGGTCTCAAGTATAAAATTTTTCCAACATTATTAAATTATATTGGCTGTGAGACTCATTCGAATCAAAAGTAATCAACCAAAAGAATAGTGATACCTCACAATTTTAACTCAAGATCTTGTAATTTTGACTGAAGGTCTTTCGATTCGAGTTGAGTCGAGCCGAGCGACAAAAGGCGGAGGGCAAAAGAAAGGTATACCGGGAGTAGTAGTAGAAGTCTACTTTTAAAAAGAGGAGGCGGGAGGAAGAAGACGGCCAGGTGGATAGTATAAGAACAAGTATAGCTGGATTTTAACACATTACACATATTTGTCTCCGCCACCCAAATACCAATTTCTCCTCTTCTCTATATATCTCCCTCTCTCTTTCTCCTCTTCCACAAGAGAGAGAATTTTTgcaatctttattatttttaaattttaacttttatatttataATCGAACGTTTTGGATTCTGGCGAAATTTTTCTCAACTTTCAACGAAACCCACtctcaaaacaaaaacaaacaccgaaaattaaaaatagaaataggGCTTGTTCTTATTTTATTGTAAATTTCCTCATTTTTCTCTCACCTCCTGCGGAAACACAAAGGAGGAAACTTattttttgaagaaattaaatacAACTCCACCGATTGACGTATAAATCCCAggtattttttttcatttcttgatttttttttttatcgatTTTGATCTGTTTATGGATTATGGATTTTTAATTTGTGTTATTTTAATGGGGTTGAATTTGTAATGCAATGTCTGAGATGGGTATTTGTTCTCGATTCTTTTTGCGCATTGTTTGGATGATTTAAGGTCAGATCTGAATTGGGTTTATGAGAAATTATTACCAATTTCTACTTTTTGGGGgttattttagttttaatttaatgATTTGCTTGCTTATTTTTGGCCTGATGTTTTTGCTGTTTTTCTGCCTGATTCtaacaactaattaattaaaaatttccCGAAAGAGAACATTTTTTCCTTGCTACCTTAAAATTTCTTATATTTTCTGGGAATTAAGTTCATTTGATTTGTATGCTGACATCATATTTAATTGGTGAATGTTTCTGATTAAATGGGGGTGGTCCAATTTTGTTGCAGGTACTTTCACTGTATAGTTGCTCTTTGTATGCATAAATATGTATTGAGTACTGTATTTAATACGAGTACTTGTTTGCGTTGGTGTTTGAATTCAGGTTTCATGCGTGCAACTCTGTAATGTTTCATGGAGGATATGATACAGTGACTCGGCTTTGATTTCTCGACATATCTTGCGATTTTCGATATTTTTGGTTGGAattctttttgattttgtggTGTGGGTTGTTTGGAAGAATTGATTGATCTGTTGGTGTGTAATTTGAGCTAGTGATCATGGTTGCCACGGCTGCAACTTCTGCTTTCTTGCCTGTTGTTCCTTTACCTCCTGACTCGAACTCAAAACCCTCATCGAATAAACTTGGTTCCTCAAATTTAGATACCAGTGGCATCAAGTCGAAATCCGGCTCATCCCGGGGTTTGAAAGTCAAAACCAATGCACAAGCTCCCCCGAAGAAGATTAATGGTAACTCGGTTAGCCTTTCTTCAGCTATGGAAGGAGTGAGGGAAGAAAGCTCATCTCCTCCCCCTAGGACCTTTATCAATCAGTTGCCTGATTGGAGCATGCTTCTTGCTGCAATTACTACTATATTTTTGGCTGCTGAGAAGCAGTGGATGATGCTTGATTGGAAACCAAAGCGCTCTGACGTGCTTATTGACCCTTTTGGCTTCGGGAGGATGGTTCAAGATGGGTTTGTCTTCAGACAGAACTTCTCTATTAGGTCATATGAGATAGGGGCGGATGGAACGGCTAATATAGACACGTTAATGAACCATCTGCAGGTATTGATTTTAACTATTTAAGGATGCTTGTGAGTTGTGAGATGGAGTGGAATTTTTCCTAATTGATACCCTTATGGAGTTTTTCCTAAGTTACCGACTTATCATGTAAGCTGTATTTCTGCAGGAAACAGCACTCAATCATGTGAAATCAGCTGGCCTTTGGGGTGATGGCTTTGGTGCAACCCCAGAAATGTgcaaaaaaaatctaatttggGTGGTTGCACGAATGCAGGTTCTCGTGGATCGTTATCCAGCTTGGTAAGTTACATAAACTTTTTTTCATTCACATATCTACTGCTATGAATTCTGGATAATGACTGGCTAGTTTGACGGTAAATGCTAAATGTTGATTCCCTGTTTTTTATTTTGTCCAAAGTGTTGTATGCTTTTCTATCTTGCTCATCGTTAGCAGATAACATTCTTTGGTATGTCTATATTTGTAGCACTATCTTTAGttgtacttgtttttttttgataatctaGTTGTACTTGTTTTTTATGCTGGGATatctcttttcttcttcttgacTTGTACAAACTTCAAATTGAATCCTAAAGATgcatgttttatgatttgggtGACTGGAAAGCATCATGGTGACGCGGCTCTTGGAAAAAGGAATTAGCTTGGAATTAATCTTTTTTAATGACTCTCCTTTTTTACTTCTGCAGGGGAGATGTTGTTCAAGTAGATACTTGGGTTAGCTCATCTGGGAAGAATGGTATGCGCCGTGACTGGCTGTTTAGAGACTGCAGGACTGGCGAAATTCTCACGAGAGCCTCAAGGTTGGCAATAGTACTTGATTTGTACATTTGTTTTTGTGCTCTCCATTTCTCTAAGGGTTCTCATGTTACGGCTATTTTGAAAGGACTTCTCCAAATATTTTGTtcttatatattttaattagacATACCTTTTAGCATTACTTGGTCAACTCGTTACGGGCTTATATTTAGCTGATACTTTGATTCTGTGTAGCGGAATCAAGGAGAAGGCTGGTTTACGTTGCCAAATTGCATTATTAACATATAAACTATCCTCTCCTTTTGAGGATATATTAGGAGTATGTTGTATGAGGTAACTAACAAATACGTATTATGAATTAACAGTGTCTGGGTGATGATGAATAAACAAACGAGGAGGTTGTCGAAAATGCCAGATGAAGTGCGTGCAGAAATAGGGCCTTTCTTTGTGGATACTCCTCCTGTTATTGCGGAGGATGGGAGGAAGCTTACCAAACTTGATGACAACTCTGCTGAACATATCCGTTCTGGGCTTACTGTAAGTTACTCTTTACCTCAccagtactttttttttttttgtgtggtcATAAACCCGGCCCTAGGATGGCGATTGATTGGTTTAAGTCCTCAATCTTTGATCATGCATTATTTCATGTCCATACTTTTCTCTGATGGTTAATTCACAATCTGCAGCCTAGATGGAATGATTTGGATGTCAATCAGCATGTCAACAATGTTAAGTACATTGGTTGGATCCTTGAGGTAACCATTTTTTATATCCctcagtaatttttttttttacatgatGGATCACATTACCTGTCAGACACTTTTGCCTCTATGAAAGTCATCTTATTGGGTTTGGTTTCTTTTCATCTTCACTTGTTTGTTTCACTGCGGTGTTGATTTGTACGGTCTTAATTTGGCTGATGTGTTTGTTTGAAGCTCCCACTTTATTGACCATTAAGGCAGGCTAAATTAAGATCAGACAACAGATCAACACCACAATGAAACAAACAAGTGACAATGGAAAGACGGATTAGAAGTCTCAAATAATCCTTGCTTTACTTACATGTTTAGAGGGATCACAGAGCTTAGTTAATCTATTGTGCCCTGTGTCGCTGTGCATAAGCCTCTGCAGAGGAATTATGGTGGTATTGGTGCCATTAGAGACCTTGGACTCTTGGAGTAACTTAATGAACAGAGATTTAAAAAGGAAGAAGATAATATTTGCCCTACCAGCATAGAATGATGTTGTCCCTAAATGTTTTTATAGTCTAGAGCTCTAGACTAAAATGCTTTATCCCTAAACATTGTACTTGCAGTGACGCTTTGTCCTTCAAACAATGTCCTAGTAGTAGTCTAGAGATGGTTCCAGGAACCTAATAGAACTAAGGGGGAATCCCGCTTGAACCTTTCCGGTGTGCGTTTGGATTCTGGCGGTTTTTCGGTTCATGTTTCCATCACTTGGTTCCAACCCAATTGCTACTAACTTGTAACTTCTGTTTCTGCTATTGTTTTCGTCCTGAAATGTTTAatacaaaatttaaaaatatGATTAGCTCCCCGCCTTTAGGTACAGAACAAATTCTTGTGTTTCCGTTTTTTGGGAATGAAGCAATACAGTTAAAACTTGGAAAGTGTCGGTTAGTTTTATGGCATTACTCTCCATATATTATTATGGATTTACATTAAAAACATTAATTTCTGAGATTAATGTGCTAATGATAAATCAAATTTGTTGGATGGCAGAGTGCTCCACAATCAATACTAGAGACCCATGAACTCTCAGGAATGACTTTGGAGTACAGAAGGGAGTGTGGAAAGGACAATGTGCTACAGTCACTGACTTCTGTCATGGGTGCTAATGTTGGCGGACTCCAAGATTCTGGGAATGTGGAGTGTCAGCATTTGTTGCGACTTGAGGACGGGGCTGAGGTTGTAAGGGGGAGAACCGAGTGGAGGCCGAAGCATGCTAAGAACTTCGGCATGTTGGGTCAAGTTCCAGTAGAGAGTGCTTAGTGGCCATGgccatctctctctctctctctacctGATATTCTTGTGCAGAATCAAATCTTTGGCCAGGATTCTCAAATGCTTTCATTCCTCCTTTTTCTTACCCTTTTTTTAACCCTTTTTCTccaatatatgttttttttttttttttgttgaatgaTTCTACAATGTAATTAGCCTATGGTATTGTATCTTCTACCTCCCCCTCCCCTCCCTCATCTTCCTCATCTTAATGATCATGGTAGGACAAATGATAAGAAATTAGGGATATGTTTTGTTCTTTGATTCTTTTTGGAAATGGTTATTATGGTGAGTTTCTTGTTCAGATCACATGTCTATTTCACTCATTCTTTTTTCATATCTATAGTTTTATTCACTTTTTTGGGAAATAATGACAAATCAGATATTCCCTTTTACCTTGTTTTATGCATTTATTTTCGCCTTTTCACCCATATTATTCTTGTCACGTACAGAAATACTGCAAAGTACATCACTAATTTCTCAGCTCTACTCCTGTTTTCTGATACCATAAGATGGGAGTAACATAGTTGACGTGGTGTTACTAAGGGTGTTAACGACCTGAGTCGAGCTTACGCAAGCTCGGCTCGAGCCCGAAGCTTGTGAAAGCAGGATTGAAGCTCGTCGAATCTGTGAAATTAAGCGCGCGTGAGCTCGAAACTTCAAAACCGAGCTCGGTTTGCCTCGAAGCTCGTTGAGCCTCGATCATCAAATATCTATTAAATcaactttttcatttttatgGTTAAAAAAAGAATCTATTAATACTTTAATGTAAAAAGTCgatttaatataaaaaaaacttcAAGCTTGAATTGAGTCATGATGACCCGGGTTTGATACGTTAAGATTTCGAGTTGAACACGAGCTCTAGTCGAATCTGCTTGAGCCGAATGTGTACTCCAGTCGACCAATTAGAGTCGAGCATTGACGGAGTTTCTTCCGTGTCAAACACGAGTAGTTCACGAGCAGTCTCGGTCCGCAACAACCACTAGAATTCTCCTCACACACACTTCCAGAAAGTGATGAGACGTGTCACACTTCATTCACTGACACATGGTGGTATACAAGATACAGTAGAATCTAAGAGAGAGTTTGGTCCCCTCAGCAATGTTGCCTGGAAAAAGAAAAGCGTATACTGGAAATCACGTGCATATTTACTGTAAAGGTCCAGGGTTTGAAGTTGGCACTTTTATAATAACTTTGGTTCTCTTTGCTGTAATTTCAAGGAAATTTGTCAAAAGAAAAGAATCCAAAAACAGAGAATATTTTAGTGGGCCCTGGGCTGCTTTTTATGGGCTCACTAGAAGTAATGGATAGACACTAATGGGCTTGGATGGGCTGGGATGGGCTGTCAGTGTTTGGACAGctgtttttatttatgtatcCATCTACTTGTGAAGACTAAAATTGAAATCTACAGCCTGAAAAATGTGAGGAAAAAGACAGGGTAGCCAATTAGCCACCTCGTCTAAAAGACTAAATATAGAGTACTCTATTTgttcccaatttttttttttttttttttttttttttctaaccaactttattttattattactcCGTACCAGCGAAAAGTTATGCAAGTGGATTCGGTTGGGGGTTGGCTATTGCAATAACCGCAAGCGTCTATTTTGAGACGCAAACAACCTCTATTTGTATAGGTTTTagtataatattggtataaatttaAATGTTGTTAGTCTATTAATACACTACTAATTATTAGAGTTGGCAATGTCTGACTAGACATGAAAATTCAACTCGAATCCGATTTAAAGTTATCGAGAGAAATCCGAATTCAACCTGAACCAAACCTGAATGATCTGAATTCGACCTAATTTAACTCATTCACATTACGTTTTAATAACAAGTTATACAttatttttgataatttttgaCACAACTTGAAATTGACCCCTATTGTCACCTTTACTGACAAATTTAATAACAAACTAATCAGTATCAATAGAGATTTTTAATGGACGCAAGCTTCGTGTATATACAAAAGGAACAAATAGTAGCTAGGAACTCATAATCAAGGaccaactaaaataattaatggGGAAATTTTTTAAAGATATACTTTTtccgtttcaaaataattgcAACACTTTTAGTTTTACTATTATTCATACACAAACTTTGACCTTATATTTTAGTAATCTATTAAAAGAAAATGTTATCAAGTAAAATGTCGTTGAATTGATCCCATTATATATTTCCTCCGTTCTGCAAATGATGCATCATTTCTATTTGCACGTATGTCAATACGCttctttaaacattaatatccctgaatgcgtataagtaaaaattataaaagttgatatttggaatccttgcATTAATACGGATTTAAtaagatctcacttgactatgttttttcttacacaacagtgaaaaaataattgtcaaagttgattgatgaatagcgtgcaaatgagaaacgatgcatctattgtgaaacggaggaagtaatttATAATATTAAAGTTTAAGATTTTTTTAGAACAACACTAGTACATAATTAACCTTAAGTAACACCCAAAAAGTGATACATAAAGTGGTAAAAGTGTTACTATAGACAATAGGTAACACTTTAGTGGGTGATACATCCGCCCATGTTCCCTAAGGTCTTATGTAACACTTTGGGTAActtatggtaacacttttaaaagtgttaccataaacCCTCTTATGTAACACTTTTTCATATCAATGGTATCATTTTTAAAGTGTTACTTTTTATTTCTTAGGTAACACTTACTTATCTTTAGTAACATTTTGCAATCATATAGTAACACTTTACCGACATTATGTATCACTTTTGTGAACTAATGTAACACCTTGTTGATTATTAGGTAACATTTTTCAATCATCTTTTGACATATAGTAACACTTTATTCTACATTATGTATCAATTTTTGCCAACTAATATAACACCTTGTTAATTAATAGGTAATATTTTTctattaaaatttattattattattattattattattattattattattattattattgttgttgttactattactattactattattattattactactactactatgattataacatttttattcttttaaatataaaaataatattaacatGTATAACAACCACGAATGTGAAATTAACATATTCGATAGACAATAATTTCAATTGATATAATTTCATAGTTGTTTACATAAACATCCACAAacaccaattttttttgtttggctAAGCAATTtaataatcaaaacaaaaaagtCAACCAAGGTCAACTTTTGTCTCAAGACCACCAaattccaaaataaaataaaataaggctACATTTCCTAATAACCAGCGTGCAGCAGGTCCAAGAAA contains these protein-coding regions:
- the LOC110800859 gene encoding palmitoyl-acyl carrier protein thioesterase, chloroplastic — its product is MVATAATSAFLPVVPLPPDSNSKPSSNKLGSSNLDTSGIKSKSGSSRGLKVKTNAQAPPKKINGNSVSLSSAMEGVREESSSPPPRTFINQLPDWSMLLAAITTIFLAAEKQWMMLDWKPKRSDVLIDPFGFGRMVQDGFVFRQNFSIRSYEIGADGTANIDTLMNHLQETALNHVKSAGLWGDGFGATPEMCKKNLIWVVARMQVLVDRYPAWGDVVQVDTWVSSSGKNGMRRDWLFRDCRTGEILTRASSVWVMMNKQTRRLSKMPDEVRAEIGPFFVDTPPVIAEDGRKLTKLDDNSAEHIRSGLTPRWNDLDVNQHVNNVKYIGWILESAPQSILETHELSGMTLEYRRECGKDNVLQSLTSVMGANVGGLQDSGNVECQHLLRLEDGAEVVRGRTEWRPKHAKNFGMLGQVPVESA